A single genomic interval of Stieleria maiorica harbors:
- a CDS encoding dipeptidase, translating into MNQLIESLDADRNGLLDDLIDWLRIPSVSSDSRLRAEVRRACDWVGEKFAAAGLSVETIPTQGHPMVVAQTAPVAGAPVVLVYGHYDVQPAEPLEDWVSGPFEPTVRGGDLFARGATDDKGQVLTHIQSVCRWLSAGHDLPLQIKFLIEGEEEVGSENLERMLPELAEKLACDCVVISDSSQYADGQPAITYGLRGIATYELTVRGPSQDLHSGSFGGAVMNPAIALCKMLSSMVDENGVIQVPGYYDRVQPLTEAERQQWAQLPQSDAAFAASVGVKELFGEQGYTTDERRWARPTFDINGLTSGHQGEGVKTIIPAIASAKISFRLVADQDPKELTEQLRQHFDAVTPTGVTWELETDHGAPGMLAKIDTPFAKAAEIAIDAAFGTKPVFIREGGSIPIVTRFQEVLGCDCLLLGWGLSDDNTHSPNEKFRVQDYHRGIQASTRLWNEIAKQVG; encoded by the coding sequence CTGAACCAGCTGATCGAATCCCTTGACGCCGACCGCAACGGGCTTTTAGACGACCTTATCGACTGGTTAAGGATCCCCAGCGTCAGCAGCGACAGCCGTCTGCGCGCAGAAGTTCGCCGCGCCTGTGATTGGGTCGGCGAGAAATTCGCTGCCGCCGGCTTGTCCGTCGAAACGATCCCGACCCAAGGACATCCGATGGTGGTTGCCCAAACGGCGCCGGTGGCGGGAGCACCGGTCGTGCTGGTCTACGGCCACTATGACGTCCAGCCCGCCGAACCGCTGGAGGACTGGGTCAGCGGTCCATTCGAACCGACGGTGCGCGGCGGCGACCTGTTCGCCCGCGGCGCGACCGATGACAAGGGTCAAGTCCTGACGCACATCCAAAGCGTTTGCCGCTGGTTGTCGGCCGGTCACGACTTGCCGCTGCAGATCAAGTTTCTGATCGAAGGCGAGGAGGAAGTCGGCAGCGAAAACCTGGAACGGATGCTGCCGGAGTTGGCCGAGAAACTCGCTTGCGATTGCGTCGTCATCAGCGACAGCAGCCAGTACGCCGACGGGCAACCGGCAATCACCTATGGATTGCGCGGGATCGCCACGTATGAATTGACCGTCCGCGGACCGAGCCAGGACCTGCACAGCGGATCGTTCGGCGGAGCGGTGATGAACCCCGCGATCGCGCTTTGCAAAATGCTCTCCTCGATGGTCGACGAAAACGGCGTGATCCAAGTTCCGGGCTACTACGATCGGGTGCAGCCGCTGACCGAAGCCGAACGCCAACAATGGGCCCAGCTGCCGCAATCGGACGCAGCGTTCGCCGCAAGTGTCGGAGTGAAAGAACTGTTCGGGGAACAGGGTTACACGACCGACGAGCGACGTTGGGCGCGACCGACGTTCGACATCAACGGGCTGACATCGGGCCATCAAGGCGAAGGCGTCAAGACCATCATCCCGGCGATCGCATCGGCCAAAATCAGTTTTCGACTGGTCGCCGACCAAGACCCCAAGGAACTGACCGAGCAATTGAGGCAGCATTTTGACGCCGTCACCCCGACCGGTGTGACCTGGGAATTAGAAACCGATCACGGGGCGCCGGGCATGTTAGCCAAGATCGACACGCCCTTCGCCAAGGCCGCCGAAATCGCCATCGATGCCGCCTTCGGTACCAAGCCGGTGTTCATCCGCGAAGGCGGCTCGATTCCGATCGTGACGCGGTTTCAAGAGGTGCTCGGCTGCGATTGTCTGCTGCTCGGCTGGGGGCTTTCCGACGATAACACGCATAGCCCCAATGAAAAATTCCGTGTCCAGGATTACCATCGCGGCATCCAGGCTTCCACCCGACTTTGGAACGAAATCGCCAAACAAGTGGGATAG
- the serS gene encoding serine--tRNA ligase, with protein sequence MLDRKFILQNAELVRENCERRGVPCDVDRIVELDAQRVTQLQLAQDLNRQANEVSKQIPKASDNDQRQELIAKGRELREQKDAAQKQCDELEDQILAIQTLIPNLTHPDAPTGGEDDAKELSFGATPKPEFDFKPLDHLQLGEKHDLFDFEGGARVAGAGFYFLRNAAVRLDLALQQFAISFLSDRGFTPVSTPDLALTSVLQGTGFNPRGPETQIYSIENTELNLVATAEITLGGMMSDQTLADTELPIKLCGLSHCFRTEAGAAGRASKGLYRVHQFTKVEMFAFTLPDQSDAMHEEMKSLECELFDALEVPYRVVDTASGDLGGPAYRKYDLEAWMPGRGDGGEWGEVTSTSNCTDYQARRLNTRYKVTGEKGTKFLHTLNGTAVATGRAMIAVIENHQRADGSIAVPKVLQPWMGCDVIG encoded by the coding sequence ATGCTTGATCGGAAATTCATCCTCCAAAATGCTGAACTGGTCCGCGAGAACTGTGAGCGCCGCGGCGTGCCCTGTGACGTCGATCGCATCGTCGAATTGGACGCCCAACGCGTCACCCAGCTTCAACTCGCCCAAGACCTCAACCGCCAAGCCAACGAGGTCAGCAAGCAGATCCCCAAGGCATCCGATAACGACCAGCGACAAGAGCTGATCGCCAAGGGACGCGAACTGCGAGAGCAGAAGGACGCCGCCCAAAAACAGTGCGACGAATTGGAAGACCAAATCCTGGCCATCCAAACGCTGATCCCCAACCTGACCCACCCCGACGCACCGACCGGTGGCGAGGACGACGCCAAAGAGCTGTCTTTCGGTGCGACGCCGAAACCGGAATTCGACTTCAAACCGCTCGATCACTTGCAGCTCGGCGAGAAGCACGACCTGTTCGACTTCGAAGGCGGGGCACGGGTCGCCGGTGCCGGGTTCTATTTCCTTCGCAACGCCGCCGTCCGCTTGGACCTGGCACTGCAACAGTTCGCGATCTCGTTCCTTTCCGATCGAGGCTTCACGCCGGTTTCGACGCCCGACCTGGCGCTGACCAGCGTGCTGCAGGGAACCGGGTTCAACCCCCGCGGCCCCGAGACCCAGATCTACAGCATCGAAAACACCGAACTGAACCTGGTCGCCACGGCGGAGATCACGCTGGGCGGGATGATGAGCGATCAGACGCTCGCCGATACCGAATTGCCGATCAAACTGTGCGGGCTGAGTCACTGTTTTCGCACCGAAGCCGGCGCCGCCGGACGGGCATCCAAGGGACTCTATCGCGTGCATCAATTCACCAAGGTCGAAATGTTCGCGTTCACCCTGCCCGATCAAAGTGACGCGATGCACGAAGAGATGAAGTCGCTGGAGTGTGAGTTGTTCGACGCCTTGGAAGTCCCCTACCGCGTCGTCGACACCGCCAGCGGCGACCTCGGCGGCCCGGCCTATCGCAAGTACGACTTGGAAGCCTGGATGCCGGGACGCGGCGACGGCGGCGAGTGGGGCGAGGTGACCAGCACCAGCAACTGCACCGACTATCAAGCGCGTCGATTGAACACCCGTTACAAGGTGACCGGCGAAAAAGGCACCAAGTTCCTTCACACGCTCAACGGCACCGCGGTCGCAACCGGACGCGCCATGATCGCCGTGATCGAAAACCACCAACGCGCCGACGGCAGCATCGCGGTCCCCAAAGTCCTGCAACCCTGGATGGGCTGCGACGTGATCGGGTGA
- a CDS encoding response regulator transcription factor gives MPETTTLFLIDPDPLARRIVGRIADQMNLDFRNYTSAEDFVEAYTRRTPGCIIAEFRLLGISGIELQNRLVDEGISLPIIFVSAHAEIAFAVRAMKQGAITVLEKPVSEQALWDSIQHALAHAKRVRRMDAKHAAIGMRLAKLTSKERDVFDLLVQGHPNKAIANRLDLSIRTVEARRHHIFRKTGTKSIAQLVRMVVETERRGGDR, from the coding sequence ATGCCCGAGACGACCACCCTGTTTTTGATCGACCCGGATCCTTTGGCCCGGCGGATCGTCGGCCGGATCGCGGATCAAATGAACCTCGATTTCCGGAACTACACAAGCGCCGAGGACTTTGTAGAAGCATACACGCGCCGCACGCCGGGGTGCATCATCGCGGAATTCAGGTTGCTGGGAATCAGCGGAATCGAGCTGCAGAATCGATTGGTTGACGAGGGCATTTCCTTGCCGATCATTTTCGTTTCCGCACATGCAGAAATCGCCTTCGCGGTGCGGGCGATGAAGCAAGGTGCGATCACCGTTCTGGAAAAACCGGTCAGCGAGCAAGCGTTGTGGGATTCCATCCAACATGCGCTGGCGCATGCAAAACGAGTTCGGCGGATGGATGCGAAGCATGCAGCGATCGGCATGCGTTTGGCAAAACTGACCTCCAAAGAGCGTGACGTTTTTGATCTGCTGGTCCAAGGACACCCGAACAAGGCGATCGCCAATCGACTGGATCTGAGCATTCGAACGGTCGAGGCGCGGCGGCATCACATTTTCAGAAAGACCGGCACAAAATCCATCGCACAGCTTGTACGAATGGTGGTCGAGACCGAGCGCCGCGGTGGGGATCGCTGA
- a CDS encoding ECF-type sigma factor has translation MNESSVHGFFSKSPHDDADAVPTELLQRVSGGERRAADDLLELVYEDFRSIAAAYLRHEPNDATLQPTALVHEAFLRLIDQKQVQWQGRTHFLAIGAKAMRRVLVDNARRRNRKKRGGAAKRISFQGQLFLSPDHDHDLIAVDQLLAELQEIDARQAQIVELRFFGGMTSAEVAEYLNLSKSTVDREWRVVRAWLRQQLNEDDQT, from the coding sequence TTGAATGAGTCATCGGTTCACGGATTTTTTTCGAAAAGCCCCCATGACGACGCCGACGCCGTCCCCACCGAACTTCTGCAACGCGTTTCCGGCGGCGAGCGACGGGCAGCCGACGACTTGTTGGAATTGGTCTACGAAGATTTTCGCTCGATCGCGGCAGCCTATTTGCGACACGAACCCAACGACGCGACGCTGCAGCCGACGGCGCTGGTCCACGAAGCGTTCTTGCGACTGATCGATCAAAAGCAGGTCCAGTGGCAGGGGCGCACCCATTTTCTGGCGATCGGTGCAAAAGCCATGCGCCGCGTCCTGGTCGACAACGCACGTCGCCGAAATCGCAAAAAGCGAGGCGGAGCCGCCAAAAGGATTTCGTTCCAAGGCCAACTGTTTCTTTCTCCGGACCACGATCACGACCTGATCGCCGTCGACCAGCTGTTGGCGGAGCTTCAGGAGATCGATGCCCGGCAGGCGCAAATCGTCGAGCTGCGTTTCTTCGGCGGAATGACCAGCGCAGAGGTCGCCGAGTACCTGAATCTTTCCAAGTCGACCGTCGATCGTGAATGGCGCGTCGTCCGCGCCTGGCTGCGTCAGCAACTCAACGAGGACGACCAGACGTGA
- a CDS encoding alpha/beta fold hydrolase: protein MIDQSMTVPGAEDLYARLWHRGDGTERGVMILVHGLGDHGGRHVSFAKRMLRRGWAVFAVDLPGHGRSPGRRGTAKSYDSVLQIIAASRKLLWESFAEKDQVLIGHSMGGNFAVNYALRHEEFDAIGTPDLSGLVLVAPMLMPPSFLDRSKIFAAWGTGQLFRWIRLSKPPRMDQLTRDHDVAERLRTDPLQHSQISLYLATQLLAQGRFALDHAAAIKTPTVVMLGDEDELIDQAACRNLSLRMRGWSEFVRWPGGRHDLLHDVDAEHVADHLAGWMSRTIMAVRPASQVARHLDLNPESLDGTWPTTGPPGPRTIPVGH, encoded by the coding sequence ATGATTGACCAATCGATGACTGTTCCCGGTGCGGAAGATTTGTACGCCCGGCTGTGGCATCGTGGCGACGGCACCGAGCGCGGGGTGATGATTTTGGTCCACGGACTGGGGGACCATGGCGGGCGCCATGTTTCCTTTGCCAAGCGGATGCTGCGACGCGGCTGGGCCGTATTTGCGGTCGATCTGCCCGGCCACGGACGCTCGCCGGGAAGACGCGGGACGGCCAAAAGTTACGACAGCGTGCTGCAGATCATCGCCGCCTCGCGAAAGCTGCTGTGGGAGTCGTTTGCCGAAAAAGATCAGGTGTTGATCGGCCACTCCATGGGAGGCAACTTCGCGGTCAACTACGCGCTGCGTCACGAAGAGTTCGACGCGATCGGAACACCGGATTTATCCGGATTGGTCTTGGTCGCTCCGATGTTGATGCCGCCGAGTTTCCTGGATCGATCCAAGATTTTCGCGGCCTGGGGAACGGGACAACTGTTTCGCTGGATCCGACTCTCCAAACCACCACGGATGGATCAGTTGACCCGTGATCACGACGTGGCCGAACGTCTGCGGACAGACCCGCTGCAACACAGCCAGATCTCGCTGTATCTGGCGACTCAACTGTTGGCACAAGGCCGCTTCGCACTCGATCACGCAGCCGCGATCAAGACACCGACGGTGGTGATGTTGGGTGACGAAGACGAATTGATCGATCAAGCCGCCTGTCGCAACCTGTCACTGCGAATGCGCGGGTGGTCGGAGTTTGTCCGCTGGCCCGGCGGACGTCATGATCTGCTGCACGACGTCGATGCTGAACACGTGGCAGACCATCTGGCCGGTTGGATGAGCCGTACAATCATGGCAGTTCGACCGGCATCGCAGGTGGCCCGTCATTTGGATCTGAACCCCGAATCGCTTGACGGTACTTGGCCCACCACCGGTCCGCCTGGGCCTCGGACCATTCCGGTAGGTCACTGA
- a CDS encoding FxsA family protein has protein sequence MLLRLLLVFVTVPLVELYLLLQVAEVTGAATTFLLVIITGIIGSWLAKREGLIAWQKFQLALAEGRMPSREIQDGLMIVFSAALLLTPGLLTDLVGFVMLVPVGRNLIRKFVLAKLFRGFGSVHVHTTTTFDSKPLHPFDDSNTIDGKATHREHAR, from the coding sequence ATGCTACTTCGACTGCTTCTTGTGTTCGTCACCGTCCCGCTGGTCGAACTGTACCTGTTGTTGCAGGTGGCCGAGGTGACGGGGGCCGCGACGACGTTCTTGCTGGTCATCATCACCGGCATTATCGGCTCTTGGCTGGCCAAACGTGAGGGGCTGATCGCCTGGCAGAAGTTTCAATTGGCATTGGCCGAGGGGCGGATGCCCAGTCGCGAGATCCAGGACGGGCTGATGATCGTGTTTTCGGCCGCGCTGTTGCTGACCCCCGGATTGCTGACCGACCTCGTCGGATTCGTGATGCTGGTTCCGGTGGGCCGAAATTTGATCCGCAAGTTTGTGCTCGCCAAACTGTTCCGCGGCTTCGGATCGGTACACGTTCACACCACCACCACCTTTGATAGCAAACCACTGCATCCCTTTGACGACAGCAACACGATCGACGGCAAAGCCACCCACCGCGAGCACGCGAGATAG
- a CDS encoding tetratricopeptide repeat protein: MALSAARAVARLHQLSVFSGIFLFVCLLPIGCSSLQSSNQSIISVQTKRDTERANRLTYAGIRSLGKQHFNQAAKHFREAVAADYTYGPAHNNLGLLHYEQGNLYQAVMAFEQAREFLPNDPAVVYNLALALESAGRTGEALELYYTANAMDRANPHYLGNLVRLRVRMGEHDELLVQQLRDLALIETRPDWRRWADTQLALSHNDALDRGPAAPDLEATVNEANEPDRTKLRTKIIDLTPVMPASAEQPIAEPRGDDRPDEDDLPDVPPPIAPLQAPMVDPIPDLPSRPPSPPAPTAVKPSSLEESVVEDLTGND; this comes from the coding sequence ATGGCGCTGTCTGCTGCGCGAGCTGTGGCCCGTCTGCACCAACTCTCGGTTTTCTCCGGGATCTTTCTCTTCGTCTGTCTGCTGCCCATCGGATGTTCGTCGCTGCAAAGCAGCAATCAATCGATCATTTCGGTCCAGACGAAGCGGGATACCGAACGCGCCAATCGTCTGACGTACGCGGGAATTCGATCGCTCGGCAAGCAGCATTTTAATCAGGCCGCCAAACACTTTCGCGAGGCGGTGGCGGCGGATTACACGTATGGCCCGGCCCACAACAATTTGGGACTGTTGCATTACGAGCAAGGCAACTTGTACCAGGCCGTGATGGCGTTTGAGCAGGCGCGAGAATTCCTGCCGAATGACCCGGCGGTGGTCTACAACCTGGCCTTGGCACTCGAATCGGCCGGGCGGACCGGCGAGGCGCTGGAGCTTTATTACACCGCCAATGCAATGGATCGTGCGAATCCTCATTATTTGGGCAATTTGGTGCGATTGCGAGTTCGGATGGGCGAGCACGACGAGTTACTGGTTCAGCAATTGCGGGACTTGGCGCTGATCGAAACGCGGCCCGATTGGCGGCGTTGGGCGGACACACAACTGGCCCTTTCCCACAACGACGCCTTAGATCGCGGGCCCGCAGCGCCCGATCTGGAAGCGACGGTCAACGAGGCGAATGAGCCCGACCGGACGAAGCTGAGAACAAAAATCATTGACTTAACGCCCGTCATGCCCGCCTCAGCCGAGCAACCGATCGCCGAACCGCGGGGCGACGATCGACCCGACGAGGACGATCTCCCCGATGTCCCACCACCGATCGCCCCCCTCCAAGCCCCAATGGTCGATCCGATTCCCGATCTGCCGTCCAGACCTCCCTCTCCACCAGCACCAACCGCCGTCAAACCATCGTCACTCGAAGAAAGCGTCGTCGAAGACCTGACCGGAAATGACTGA
- the gspL gene encoding type II secretion system protein GspL, with translation MTGSAEDDAAERDEAQSDEARSRQATPMNPHGSGRASESSTDRFCIDGGGLLAQTESGWFLQVGAEPVELDAESSPEVAAASFARLCDDVRGAEKRCVLGLPAGECFFVYDDLPAGIDAKDRDAVTFELERHFPLDAESMVADYFVRPSAGQIAAIAIETRRHRKMVDALEAAGIDVVAILPTTFLVARTLQRGRPTASPYTALILGDAASESVSVDADGVYQWRKFCGGDDELARHQAVVAEPSESSQTTIVLGRSELTFQPVGQVERCDRDVIQLAAEGAGLVLGGRWGRWPDLRRGDLAPSDPLRAVAAPLRRLAIAAACCLMVLLIASWYRGGRLAERSESLRQQQRALFAESFPQRRVPVLLMRTVRNEHRKTLGSRGRGDAIRLPVAATTVLRELYRGLRHAQQVGAARFRVIDVKIVDGDCSLTVRAVDAVQIGTIAQSLETVGFQVAPPASDQIDPSKDEPIPTYQSTLSAVWKPTPIDADEGVDS, from the coding sequence ATGACCGGCTCGGCCGAAGACGATGCAGCCGAACGCGATGAAGCCCAAAGCGACGAAGCACGGTCGCGGCAAGCGACGCCGATGAACCCACACGGTTCTGGTCGCGCCAGTGAATCCTCGACCGATCGGTTTTGTATCGATGGCGGTGGACTGCTCGCGCAGACCGAATCGGGATGGTTCCTGCAGGTCGGAGCGGAGCCTGTCGAACTTGATGCGGAGTCGTCGCCGGAAGTCGCCGCGGCAAGCTTTGCCCGCTTGTGTGACGATGTGCGCGGCGCCGAAAAACGATGTGTGCTCGGGTTGCCTGCCGGAGAGTGCTTTTTCGTTTACGATGACTTACCCGCCGGGATCGATGCCAAAGATCGCGACGCCGTGACCTTTGAATTGGAGCGACATTTTCCGCTCGACGCCGAATCGATGGTCGCCGACTACTTTGTTCGACCATCCGCCGGTCAGATCGCGGCGATTGCAATCGAAACCCGGCGGCATCGAAAGATGGTTGATGCTTTGGAAGCAGCGGGCATCGATGTCGTTGCGATTCTGCCGACGACCTTTCTGGTCGCCAGGACGCTTCAGCGCGGCCGTCCGACCGCGTCTCCGTACACCGCGTTGATCCTCGGCGATGCGGCGTCTGAATCGGTATCGGTCGACGCGGACGGGGTCTATCAGTGGCGAAAGTTCTGTGGCGGTGACGACGAACTTGCGCGACATCAAGCCGTCGTCGCCGAACCGAGCGAATCATCGCAAACGACAATTGTTCTGGGGCGATCTGAGTTGACGTTTCAACCGGTCGGACAGGTGGAGCGGTGTGATCGTGATGTCATCCAACTTGCGGCCGAAGGTGCCGGGCTTGTCTTGGGCGGCCGCTGGGGACGCTGGCCGGATCTGCGACGCGGGGACTTGGCACCGAGTGATCCGCTCAGGGCCGTTGCCGCTCCGTTGCGACGACTGGCGATCGCCGCCGCGTGCTGCTTGATGGTTCTTCTGATCGCATCCTGGTATCGCGGTGGGCGGTTGGCCGAGCGATCTGAATCGCTTCGTCAGCAGCAACGGGCGCTGTTTGCCGAATCCTTTCCACAGCGTCGTGTTCCCGTCTTGCTGATGCGGACGGTGCGAAATGAACATCGCAAGACGTTGGGATCGCGCGGCCGTGGAGATGCGATCCGCTTGCCCGTGGCCGCGACGACCGTCCTGCGCGAACTGTACCGGGGGCTGCGGCATGCACAGCAAGTCGGTGCAGCCCGGTTTCGCGTGATCGATGTCAAGATCGTTGACGGAGATTGCTCGTTGACCGTTCGCGCCGTCGACGCCGTTCAAATCGGGACGATCGCACAATCGCTGGAAACGGTCGGCTTTCAGGTCGCACCGCCGGCATCCGACCAGATCGATCCCAGCAAGGATGAACCGATTCCGACATATCAATCGACCCTGTCGGCGGTTTGGAAGCCAACGCCGATCGACGCTGATGAAGGAGTCGATTCATGA
- a CDS encoding PulJ/GspJ family protein: MTPHPTTPASAKRQRLLILSAVWREPTGRMCSLDGSGPYARAKRLIPRGIGLHQQAGQRAACSDVRVTRGHLLTRRAGMGDGQATHPHTASHHSPAFTLIEMIVALVLASLMMVGLLGIVLSVSKQSGQLRRDQTDHVAAGVLADRLRDDLINARGIAAGSDTLILSGYVAPQNVPGMIRYERALIGSRRLLIRRVSMEREVCWVDFGAFEFEAYDEFDPEAPVPEMTGGLLPMPARFRIAGRDSEGRLLFDEVIDHHEL, encoded by the coding sequence ATGACGCCACACCCAACCACACCTGCCAGCGCGAAGCGTCAGCGCCTGTTGATTTTATCAGCCGTTTGGCGCGAGCCTACGGGCCGGATGTGTTCTCTCGATGGTTCAGGCCCGTACGCTCGCGCGAAACGGCTGATCCCACGTGGGATCGGATTACATCAACAGGCCGGTCAGCGAGCGGCCTGCTCTGACGTTCGCGTCACCCGCGGCCACTTGCTCACGCGTCGTGCTGGCATGGGCGACGGGCAGGCGACACATCCCCACACCGCTTCACACCACTCTCCCGCGTTCACTTTGATCGAGATGATCGTCGCACTGGTGTTGGCGTCGCTGATGATGGTCGGTTTGTTGGGGATCGTGTTGTCGGTCTCGAAACAGTCCGGCCAATTGCGACGTGACCAAACCGACCACGTCGCTGCGGGGGTGCTCGCCGATCGGCTGCGCGATGACTTGATCAACGCCCGCGGCATCGCCGCAGGCTCCGACACGTTGATCCTATCAGGTTACGTCGCACCGCAGAACGTGCCCGGCATGATCCGTTACGAACGAGCCTTGATCGGATCGCGACGACTGTTGATCCGACGCGTGAGCATGGAACGCGAGGTGTGTTGGGTCGACTTCGGTGCCTTTGAATTTGAAGCGTACGACGAGTTCGATCCCGAGGCTCCGGTTCCCGAGATGACCGGCGGGCTACTACCGATGCCCGCTCGCTTTCGGATCGCCGGCCGGGACTCTGAGGGGCGACTCTTGTTTGACGAGGTGATCGATCACCATGAACTCTAG
- a CDS encoding type II secretion system protein codes for MRRQRAFTLLEVIFALALMGSLLVGSILAFSRHRKQLSMADKQLEAARVADRLVHELTAQQGGLPIAARGAVVGNSGWVWQTSPLGSTSLATVPMQVVRFQMMEIDGNSTTPLIAVDLVKPASVP; via the coding sequence ATGAGACGTCAACGTGCATTCACGCTGTTGGAGGTGATCTTCGCACTGGCACTGATGGGGTCGCTGCTGGTCGGGTCGATACTTGCGTTCTCGCGCCATCGAAAACAACTCTCGATGGCAGACAAGCAACTCGAAGCGGCGCGGGTGGCGGATCGCTTGGTGCACGAACTCACCGCCCAGCAAGGTGGTCTGCCGATCGCAGCGCGTGGCGCGGTGGTGGGCAACAGCGGTTGGGTCTGGCAGACGTCTCCGCTCGGAAGCACCTCATTGGCAACCGTTCCGATGCAGGTCGTGCGGTTTCAGATGATGGAAATCGATGGCAATTCGACGACTCCCTTGATCGCCGTCGACCTGGTCAAACCGGCGAGCGTCCCATGA
- a CDS encoding pilus assembly FimT family protein, producing MRGFSLIELIVVLVLMAILASLTTFSLRGVIARQRLGRAVEVVEQFDTALRRAARHHRRRVAATIDRGRGRLTVDLSGESARTFALPRQVSIDAIRFGPVPASRSGAQVTANPDGSTPSYALRLTTGDTGRWIFLAGGSGQIVDDFDPMAIDLALGMR from the coding sequence ATGAGAGGCTTCTCGCTGATCGAATTGATCGTCGTGTTGGTGTTGATGGCGATCCTCGCTTCCCTGACGACGTTCTCCTTGCGCGGCGTGATCGCCCGACAACGACTCGGTCGGGCCGTCGAAGTGGTCGAACAGTTCGATACGGCGCTGCGCCGCGCGGCGCGTCACCATCGCCGCCGAGTCGCCGCCACCATCGACCGCGGGCGCGGCCGGTTGACCGTTGATCTGTCAGGTGAATCGGCGCGAACCTTCGCATTGCCACGTCAAGTTTCCATCGATGCGATCCGATTCGGCCCCGTGCCGGCATCACGCTCCGGGGCGCAAGTCACCGCCAACCCTGACGGTTCGACGCCCAGCTATGCACTGCGACTGACAACCGGCGACACCGGGCGTTGGATCTTCTTGGCCGGTGGCAGCGGACAGATCGTTGATGATTTTGATCCGATGGCGATCGACTTGGCGTTGGGGATGCGATGA
- the gspG gene encoding type II secretion system major pseudopilin GspG — MLCELGLLWRVMIARATARQRPPKRHIRRRCDRQSVKRLDNRLHSPTKRRGFSLVELIVVMVILGMLAGLVAVRTRGYLINSRKNAVKAEIATILNALETFRIDQGRYPTEDEGLEILREETETWPEGFLTKVPIDPWKNPYLYFVSEEGVEVISLGADGREGGEGEDADFSSTMLEE; from the coding sequence TGTGAGTTGGGATTGCTGTGGCGGGTGATGATTGCCCGAGCGACGGCGCGGCAAAGACCACCGAAGCGACACATTCGGCGTCGCTGCGATCGCCAAAGCGTGAAGCGTCTCGATAACCGTTTGCATTCGCCGACCAAACGTCGCGGCTTTTCCCTGGTCGAACTGATCGTGGTGATGGTGATCTTGGGCATGCTGGCCGGATTGGTCGCTGTTCGCACCCGTGGCTATTTGATCAATTCGCGCAAGAACGCGGTAAAAGCCGAAATCGCCACGATCCTCAATGCGCTGGAGACCTTTCGCATCGACCAGGGCCGTTACCCGACCGAAGACGAGGGTCTGGAGATCTTGCGGGAGGAAACCGAGACTTGGCCGGAAGGTTTTCTGACCAAGGTGCCCATCGATCCGTGGAAGAATCCCTACCTGTACTTTGTGTCCGAGGAAGGCGTCGAAGTCATCAGCCTGGGTGCCGACGGACGCGAAGGCGGCGAGGGAGAGGACGCCGATTTCTCCAGCACCATGCTGGAAGAATGA